AAGTAGGTTTAGAAAGAGGTAAGTATCTATGTCTTCTCATAAAAAAGTGTCACTTTCTGAGATCAACCAATCTATTGAAACTCCCAATAACAATCATTTCTGGCAAAATCTAAAAGCATTCTTAGGACCTGGAGCCCTTGTGGCAGTTGGCTACATGGATCCAGGAAACTGGATTACCAGTGTGGTTGGTGGTGCTTCCTACAAATATAGTCTTTTATTTGTTATTTTAATTTCATCCATCATTGCCATGCAGTTACAACAGATGGCTGGAAAGCTCGGTATCGTGTCTAGGATGGACCTTGCACAGGCAACAGCACATCATGCTCCCAAGTGGCTTCGCTATAGTTTATGGGTGATTTTAGAATTAGCTTTAATGGCGACAGACTTAGCCGAGGTTTTAGGCTCAGCAATTGCCTTAAATCTTTTATTTAAAATACCGATTATGGTCGCTATCCTCTTAACCGTTTTAGATGTATTTTTGTTACTTTTATTGATGAAATTTGGCTTCAAAAAAATTGAAGCCATTGTTACGACCTTTATTTTAACCATATTAGCCATCTTTACCTATCTGGTAGCTTTATCCAATCCAAGTATTCAGGGTATTTTTGGTGGTTATTTACCGACTTCAACTTTATTTGAAACACCGTTACCAGGTCATGAAAGCCAATTGACCTTGGCTCTAGGAATTGTGGGAGCGACAGTCATGCCCCATAATCTCTATCTTCATTCATCCCTATCCCAAACAAGGAAAATCAATCACAAAGATAAGAAGGATGTTCGAAAAGCCGTGCGTTTTATGACCTGGGATTCAAATCTTCAGTTGTCCCTAGCCTTTATTGTCAATTCCTTGCTTCTTATTTTAGGGGCATCTCTCTTTTTTGGTCATGCATCTGAAATTTCAGCTTTTTCTCAAATGTACAATGCTTTACAGGATTCGACAATAGCAGGAGCGATAGCCAGCTCAACTCTGTCAACTTTATTTGCCCTAGCCCTCTTAGCAAGTGGACAAAATTCGACCATTACAGGTACTTTAACAGGACAGATTGTCATGGAAGGTTTCTTGCATCTGAAATTGCCTCAGTGGATTATTCGTATCGGTACCCGTATTTTTGCCTTGCTTCCTGTGATTATTGTAGCCGTTTTGTTTGGACATCAAGAAAAAACTTTGGATCAGTTATTGGTCTATTCACAGGTCTTTCTGTC
The sequence above is a segment of the Streptococcus oralis ATCC 35037 genome. Coding sequences within it:
- a CDS encoding Nramp family divalent metal transporter → MSSHKKVSLSEINQSIETPNNNHFWQNLKAFLGPGALVAVGYMDPGNWITSVVGGASYKYSLLFVILISSIIAMQLQQMAGKLGIVSRMDLAQATAHHAPKWLRYSLWVILELALMATDLAEVLGSAIALNLLFKIPIMVAILLTVLDVFLLLLLMKFGFKKIEAIVTTFILTILAIFTYLVALSNPSIQGIFGGYLPTSTLFETPLPGHESQLTLALGIVGATVMPHNLYLHSSLSQTRKINHKDKKDVRKAVRFMTWDSNLQLSLAFIVNSLLLILGASLFFGHASEISAFSQMYNALQDSTIAGAIASSTLSTLFALALLASGQNSTITGTLTGQIVMEGFLHLKLPQWIIRIGTRIFALLPVIIVAVLFGHQEKTLDQLLVYSQVFLSIALPFSIFPLIYLTSKKSLMGEFTNAKWNTILGYAVSIILTILNIKLLFDIF